The DNA segment TGGCGAGGTCCGGACCGGCTTTTCCTGGCACCCGCTCAGGTCACCGGGCCAAGCGATCGGGCAGGAAGGGCGCAAGGTCGTCGAGGTGGGCCGCCGGCGGCAGATCCGCTCCCGTGGCCTCTTCCAGCGCGACGAGCGGGTCGGAGCCTTGCATCCAGGCCGACAGGAGCCATCCGCTCACCGGGCCCAGGAGGATCCCGTTCCGGAGGTGACCGGTGGCGACGAAGAGGCCCCTGTGGCCCGGGACGGGTCCTAGGATGGGAAGGCCGTCCGGGGACCCTGGCCTGAGCCCCACCCGCCAGCCCGCAATGCGAAGGCCCGGCGCGCCGCCGGGCCAGAGCGCGTCGAAAAGGCGCACGCCTCCGTCCAGGAGCATCCGGGACCCCGCCAGGCTCGGGGCCGTGTCGGTCGCGCCCGGCTCCATGGTGGCGCCCAGGTAGAGGCGCCCTGACGCCTTGGGTACCAGGTACGCTCCTGGGCCGAAGACCGTCCGCCGGAGCGGCGTCGGTCCCTGGAGAACCAGCATCTCCCCCTTCACCGGGGGTACCGAGAGACGCACCCCGAGGCCACTCAGGAGCGGGCCGCTGCCACACCCTGTGGCCAAGAGCACTCGATCGGCCTCGACCGACGCGCCGCCGGCCAGATC comes from the Limnochorda pilosa genome and includes:
- a CDS encoding NAD(P)/FAD-dependent oxidoreductase; translation: MNETSRAGRFDAAVVGGGVVGASAAYCLSRAGLRVVLIEAGAVASGASGAAAGMLGAQLEVEEPGPLLALALRGRRLFDTLVPALEEATGLSLGYRPEGIVRVALDEEGAQVLHATAKQQEALGLRARWVEAADLASVLGLPEPPRVEGAVLLEEDGQIEPEALTAALIASAPHLRLMLGRQAVSIRPAARGWSVDLAGGASVEADRVLLATGCGSGPLLSGLGVRLSVPPVKGEMLVLQGPTPLRRTVFGPGAYLVPKASGRLYLGATMEPGATDTAPSLAGSRMLLDGGVRLFDALWPGGAPGLRIAGWRVGLRPGSPDGLPILGPVPGHRGLFVATGHLRNGILLGPVSGWLLSAWMQGSDPLVALEEATGADLPPAAHLDDLAPFLPDRLAR